CCATAATGTCAGATTTATGCTTAAAAAATCTAAAATCAGATTTCTTTCTTAACAAGGGCTTCTTAAATCAAAGACTTTTTTGTTCAAATCTATATTAGGTCGCCTTTCATAAAAAAACTAATGTTATGGTCGTCCGCCTGTTCGGTTGCGGCAGTGCAAGTCGCTGGTATATTCATTGCCCATTCGCCTCGCCCCAACCGACCGGCAGCCGAACCAAAGAGGCAACCTAAAGTAGAAAACAGTCCACGCCGCCGCGGCACCGAGCGACCCCGCGGGCGTCCTCGGAAGAAGACGAAGCGGCGGCGACGACCTAGACCCCGGCGCGGCAGACCGCTCGGTCGTGTTGGAGCCTGGATGGCGTCCGGAGGCATCGCCCGCGGCCGCCTCGCCGAGGAGCGCAAGTCGTGGCGCAAGAACCACCCCCATGTGCGCGCCCGCACCACGACCTAGCTACCTGCTTTCTTTGCccaattttctttgtttctttctccgGATCTACGCAAGTGGTAATGGGGACACTGGGGCTTCTTGGCTGTTTCAGGGCTTCGTGGCCAAGCCGGAGACCCTGCCGGATGGGTCCGTCAATCTGATGCTCTGGCGGTGCGTCATCCCCGGCAAGCCAGGGGTAAGAAAATAGATACTGTGTCCTTTTTTACTCGCGCTGTGCCGTGGCTTGCAATTGTGATAAATCTGCGCTTCTTGTTTTGTTTCTCTGAACCTGCTCGTGGTTATGTAGTTTGATTTTGTTACACATTGCAACCCGAGAGAAATCTCACCATGATTTTCTCAGAGTTTCTCTGAACCTCTTTGTGCCTCTGTACTAACAGAGGAGGGGTTTCAGTAGGTGCAGGGTTTTGCAATCCTTGATATGCAGAACTCTTTCGACTAGCTGAACATTAGACGTTGGTAGCACAAAGCCCTTGGCCCCTTCACTATTGCAAGCGGAACATTGCATATTGTTGTTGAAAAAGCAGGGCATGAACGGACATTGTCATGCCGACATATTATATCATATCCTAATACAATCGAATCTGAGTTTGTTCTCTTGCATAAAAGAACCAAACCAATGATCCATCTTTCTTAATTTGATGCTTCATTGTAATGCTTTTGTTTTTTTATCTCTGCCACTGTATTATTTTGTTGCAGGATAAAACTTGATTACATTTTACTATCTTATTACGGGTCAGTTTGCCAGTCCGTGTCCCAAATTATGATGATGCGAAAGTAACTATTTTAAGCTTATGATAGTGTTGGGCAATTGATCAACATATAAGGATGCATGTGAGGTGTCAATAACATACATTAAGCCCATCAAGCGAATGATTGCACAATCCTGTCTCTGTTCGGTTGGCATAGTACTtttattgaagttttagcatgaccACCTTATCAGGACATTGCATTTCGATTGACCTTGTTTGGTTGTAACAAAGACCCCATACAGGACAGAAGCATGACCAGATAATACCAAAGTTTGAATATGGAATGGTGCACTGCTGCTTAATTTCTTTCGCCTTCTCGAAGATGAAACCAAATAAGCGGCACATTGAATATTCATTTCGCAAAAACATGTTTTAGATATTCAATCCTCTCTTGTAAACATTTTGAAATGTTATTCTCAAGGCCAGACTGACAATTTCGATAAAAATCTTGTAAGCTACAATTTACCTCAATATTCTGCTGTCTTTGTTTGTGATGCCCGCTTTTACTGCTTCACAAATTACAGTTCAATAATGATGACCACGAGCCTACAACCTGTTTCATTCTAGTCATGCAAACAACCCTAATTGATGTTGGACTGTTCACCTCTATTGAACTACCATTGTTGATGGTCCTTTGTCGAATATGGGTGCATTAAACCATACATTGAGTCTTTTGTCGATGAGAAAGAAAAGATAGACCCCCATCCTGTGGGAACTGAATTGAACTTTTCCCTTAAAACCCCTATGAAATTCGAAACAGACACTTGGTGTATAAAATGCAGCATTGTAAGTCTGTAACTTATTCTTATCTGATACTTCTTCAGTTCTTTGTGTGTGAATAGTGTAGTACTACAATAAATATTCTTTTACGACAGATTTGTGTGCTCTCTAGCCTCTAGTCCATGCTGTGTAGCTCAGCAAACTGACCTTTTCTAACGCAATAACTTTGTTTTTCTGCAGACTGACTGGGAAGGTGGATATTACCCGCTCACTATGCAATTTGATGATAATTACCCAACTACCGCTCCTAGCTGCAGGTTCCCAGCAGGTTTCTTCCATATCAATGTCTACGATTCTGGAGCAGTATGCCTATCGATCCTGGGTGGTGTGAGTGTAGACTGACTGAAACTTCCCTTCCAGCATGTGTCTGCACCATGCCAATATCCCCGCTGATCTTTCATGACCTGCCTCATCCTTTTCAGGCATGGAAACCTTCAATTACAGTGAAGCAGGTTTTGGTGGGCATCCAGGAGTTGCTTGATGACCCAAATCCTGACTCATCCGCACAGCATCGATGCTACGAACTCTATAAAAAGGTTATCTCCCGTAACTAGAACTTGCTTAACTTGAAGGCACGTCTCCTTTAGTTTTAATACGGCTGTGCTCTCTTAACACTCCCTGCTTGTTTGTGCCTGCATTTGCAGAACATGCCAGAGTACAAGAACAAGGTCCGTGAGCAGGCCAAGCGCTACCCTTCGCGCATGTAGCTAAGTGAACTCGCGTCGGCTAGGCTTTAGTGCTTGCATAATATCAGCATGCATTTTGGTTTTGGTGGAATTGAAGTCCAGAACTGCGCTGCGACGGGGGCGTAGTTAGCGCAATGGTAGTGTGTTTGTTGGAACCGCTGAACTGCACTTTTGAGTCCATCTTCGCTACGAATTGCTTCGGGCCTTCTAGCTTAAATCAATGGAGTGTGTAGTTTGGGGTGAGCTTTGCTGACCCTTTTTTACTTTGTGATGAAAAGATACATCCTTTTCTTCCAAGTGATTCCTCCTACCTTGTCTTGCCATTATTCATGCAAGAAAGATGGGTCGGATCAGCCCAAATGATTGAAGTTAGGCGCGGGTTTACGACCACGCTGCTCTTCCTGGTTACGTACGGGTCAACAAAGCCTGGGTTAAAATCCGCATCTGGGTTTTCCCCAAAGGAGAGAGACCCGTAAAGCCCGGGAAGTAAAAATAGCCTCTCGCTGCTGTGTCCAGCCTGCCTGCAGTTGATGAGGGAGGATGGGGACAAGGAGAGGTGAAGGATTTTGTGAGGAGAGATAAAACATACATACTCCTGTGATGCATTGAATTCAGACTGTCCGATGTGCTGCTGCGGGTCAATTCGGTTCCGTGCTTCGGGTTCATGACGGGAGCGAGCTGTCCGTCCGGGCGCAAGTTGTGGGGGCACGCACGCAAGCGCGCATGTGCTGCTGCCCTCTTCTCTTTGCAGTTCAGGGTAAGAGCGATCAAGTATGGTCCGAGATATTGCATGGGAAAAGGATCTACCAAACCATCAATGCAACACAGGACGTCTGAATTTAACCTTGTTTTTGTCTTTTCATCTTCTGAAAGGGACGGAGGAGTGGAAAGGCCTACTGCTTGATTCTGAAACTAACGAGTTTGCACCATTATTAGCTGCCGGTAAAGCTTACTTTGAGCTTAACCTCGTACCTGATTGTTATATATGAAAGCACAATCCTGGCAGACACTCTTCTTTTTTTGCTTGGGTTCTGGTGAGAATCTTTAAGGTAGCTTAGTGGAAATAAGGCAAGTGGTGACTGGGTGGGTGGTGCCTTTCCAAGTTTCCAGATTCCGTGAGACATTTCCTGAAGAGTGTGCATGGGATTAACTTCTGGGCACCTTTTGTATGAGCTAATTCCTGCCAAACAACTCCAAGCTCGGCCAGACCTTGATCGCTTCGCCTCGTCATTAGCATGCTACTTCCAGGAAACCAAAACATAGATCCCAGACTTATGTTCGTTAGATTTACCAGGAGGATCTTTTCTCCGTGCATTCCAGGCGTGAGGTGGTAGCATGGCTGCAGTAAAGTTTGCACCCCCTCTTCTTAGGTCTATTTCTGCTCAGGTATTGGCCTAGCTGGTCTCTGATTTGGGCCATCCTTGCAATGTCAGTCCTGCTCATCATCTCCCGTGGGCCATCTTGCAAATGTAAAAGGAACATTGCATAGTGGTGCTGGAGCCTACCAGCTAGTGGCTGCGCTATGCTGTTTTAGAGGACGGGAAGATGGCTTCCGACGAAATCGGAGGAGAGAATCGTCTGTGAGCAAGCTACTAAGCagaatttttttcctccaaaaccgAAGCAGAAGTTTACGACGACTAGTAGGACGTGAAGttaacatttaaaaaatgttcaaaaaaaatctgtttttctTTATGACAAGATTTGACAAATGATCTAAGATATTACAAAGTTTCATCATGAAATCATATttatggaagtcgtggcaaaaaaacaaaatcgatactCTGGAAATACTAGTACTTTCGAAAGCATCATGGAGACTCTTTCCAAAGCACCGGCCGTGAAGGAATGATTATTCGAGCCTGTCGAACAAACGGCTGGGTGGTTGACGCCGTCGACGAAGGGGAGAATGTCCTTCCTGCCTGTGTCCAGATCACTCTCACTGGACCGATTCCTAATTCCTACCAGTAGTACTTGTTCTCCCAACGGAAACGAGTTTTGCATTGGACCCTCCCTCCTGCCCGATTCGAGCGAGCCTCGTCGCTTCCGCCCCCCTTCGCTTCCTCTTTTCCAGGTTCCGTTTCGCTTTGATTAACAATCGGACCGGGCGTCGGGGAATCCAGCGATGCCCGCCACAAGATGCTCCGCTCCGCTCCACTTTCCAGTCTCCGGTGTGCATGCATGCGGCGTCACCATGGCGGCTGCGTTTAGGCGGGAAGAATATTACCACTCGCAGTCGCGGCTATTTTACAGGAAGCAGCCGACGGCCGAATCCAAGCACGCGCGTGGTTGATGAGAAACGTAGTACGTGAGTAACGTGACGGCATGCTACGCCTTTTAGGGCGTGTACGCATAGCCTCAAGGTGATGTCTCGCATGCCATGTAGGATAGAATATGATGTAAAGTAGGTTTGGATAGATAAGCGAGATCCTTTtcaggaggcgggtgcttgaagGAAAAAAATGTGGTCCGATGACAAAAGCTGAAAAAGTTGAAATGAAAAGTAGAGATGCATTTGTACTAGAgtccttattttttatttttttaataaaaccaaCTAGTGATAACTTGCATTGAAGAGAAAAAATTAATATAGATAACTCAAATTACTTTTTGaaatgatgggggggggggggggggggggggggggggcagctcgAAGCTCGCGCGACTTTGCTTGCGCTGCCCCGGGCCCCGTTGCGGCGGCCAAGTTGGGGCCGATGCTGCCTACATACGGCTCGTCCGTGTCGACCATTATTATGGTACTTTCCCTGCTAATTAAAACTATACAGCTTTTTTCTCCATGTGTAGATAGATGTGATGCTTCCACGGCCAGGGAGGGCCAGCATCCACTTGAGTCGATCTGACATGTTTTCCTTTCTCGGCGCTTAGGAATGGGGGTCCTCAGATCAACCAAGGGTGGCCTAATCGGACGGCTTCGGGATGGTAACATCAAAGCAAGTGCAGAAAGTGTTTTCACGCGTTCAGTGGTGTATTTCAGCACCATCAGCAGATTCAACACAGTTAAAAAAAGCAGATTCAACACGGATTTGAAGCTTTCTGGTGGCAACTCCACCGCGCATCACCAAACCTCCCGCAAAGGTCTTTATTGGACAATCTGAACACTTGGAAAAAACAACACTCGTCGAAATTGTACAGACCAATCCAAACATTTGAAATTCCGCAAGCCGGTACCAAACTAATGCCAGCTCCAATCCGGGATCACCAAATCTGTCCCAAATGTCCCGACCGAACTCTTCGGACACTTTTAGTCATCCAACGGCGGTCAGCTAATGTTCGTGAAGAACGAACAGTTGGCCATGCAATTTGGACGTCCAAATTTTCTCAAACCGGCACCAAACTGGGGTAAGGTTTTGGGGAATAAGGATGTTTGCCTTGCACGTCTCCACGGCAACGAGGGCAGCGCCTGACCATGATCTCGGAGTGACCGCTCGAGCAACAGCTCGAGCTATTGTGGGTGCTCCTCATCCGTCTGCGCGGCCTCGGTGAGGAGGGGCGGCTGCTCCTGCCGCTCGACGTCGTGGATCACCACCTCCTTGACCGTGGGCGCCGACGGAGCGGTGGATGGCGACGGGCCCAGAGACTGTGAGCGGCAACGCCACGATTCGGTTGACCCAGGGGATCCACTTGCCGGTACCGAGAACTAGCCGCTGCCATACTTGACCATGTCTGCAGTgtgcagaggaggggagaggaggaggtgtgcgGAGTGGAGATGTGGTTTGCCGGTGAGGTCATCCTACTTAAATAGTCTGACCATGCCAACCGATGCCGCTTCAATGCGGGCACAATGATCGGAGTAAGCTTCTCGGTCGCCTTGAAGCGCCGTGAATGCGTGGCAAGCCGTCTGGCCACGTTGGTCCGATCGGCATGAATGCAGGTAGCCCATCCGGTTGAGTCCACTTTGAGCGACAGTGAATGCGGCAAGGGTTTTTGATGGGACCGCCCAGTCATGCGTATACGTGACCAACGTTCACATGAGTAGACTTTCTACCAGTTTGCTTCCGGTATGTGGGATTTCAACCGGTCCACTTACGTTTGATGCATTGTATTTTGACTGTGTCATTCAAGTATTTAGGGGCGTTTTGATGCACGATATTGGAATATGCTCACAAAATAGACAACCGCATACACCTAATCCGGCCCCTCAAATGTCCGTAAACGTGCCTGGGCGCATCCGCGGACAGTGATCGGTCATCCCTCAAATTTACACTTTCAAAACTGGGTACCTCATAGCAAATCCCAAATCCATACAACCACATGCATCGCAAACTATCTTTGTGATCCAACACAAATCGTCCGCTCAGTCCGGCGTCTACGTGACTGACGTTCAGACGAGTAGACCTCCTACCTGTTTGCTTCCGATATGTGGGGTTTCAATCGGTCCACGGAAGTTTGATGGATGACGCTGGATGACAAAAAGTATTTCGACTATGTTGTTCAAGTATTTAGGGCGTTTTGATGCACAATGTTCGAATATGCTCACAAAATTTATAACCGCATACACCTAATCTGGCTCATCAAACGTCCGCAAACAATGACCGGTCATCCTCAATTTTTCGCTTCCACAATTGGTGTGCCGACGACCGACGTTGagggaaaaaagaagaggaagcgACTGGCCGGCCCGGTagcgagaaagagaaaagatgctGACGGCGTGAGGCCGCACGTCTCCAGTCTTTTTTTCTTTCTAGGTCACGTCTCCAGTCTTGTTGGGACTTGGAATGGGTCCCGACTCCTCAGTGAGACAGACCCATACCCGATCCATCGACCCGGTTGTGCCAGGCTGTAAAAGGTTCCCCGTCACTACCATCACACAGCAGCACCGATGTGTTTTCACCGGTCGCATGGCACCGGAACCCGCCTCAACCGAACGGACGCGACCGCCCGGTTTAATTCCACCACCGGCGCCTGCAGCGCAGAGGCAATGGCAATGGCAGCAGCTGCACCATAAATGCCACCGCTCCAAGTCACTGTAGCAGCAGCAGCACAGTATGTCCAATGGTGCAGGAGTACGCGTCCAGGACAAAGATGCCGGTGGCCTCGCCTCGTCGCGTGCCGTACCGTACCGTTTATACGCCATACAGTTGTCGTCTTCGCCTCGCGCCGTACGCCGCATGTGCAGATACCGGGTGCGGTGCGGACGGTGCAGTCAGATACCGGAAGAGGCATGCGTGAGCAGTGGCGTGGAGCGCGGCGCAGTGCATGGGCGCTGTACGTTCACGTCCCAGCGGTAGtggaagaagcagagggagagagggagatgcTGACATGAACAGTGCGCCGTGCTCCGAAAGAAATCCGGCCAAGGATTCCCTGGGCAGCTCGTTGAATGAGACCGccgtatgcatgcatgcatgcaccgctCGCCCTGTCTATGCCCGTGTACACAGGAGTGGGGCTTGCATTTTGGTCACCAGCACATGGCAGGGAGATGTATAGTAAAACAAAGAGAAACCTCGCCGGTGCATGTGGCTGCTTTCTGCCGGTGAAACCTACCATTCGCCCAAAGGGCATCTGCTCCTTTCCAGTATACTGTTTGCAAGTAAAGTGACAAACTTGCATGATGATTACGAGTATCGTTGTAGTGCTCCTGATTCTTTCCGATCCGAGGATTAATAACCGGCGGTGGCGGTAGCTTGTTTTTCTAAAGAGTACCGTCGACATggttagagcaagtataataatgGGCTATAATCCGAAAAGCTTCTTTGGTGTATGGCGTTCAGTGGTATGCTTATCCTCACCATTCGCTTGCATTTGGATCATCA
The window above is part of the Triticum aestivum cultivar Chinese Spring chromosome 2A, IWGSC CS RefSeq v2.1, whole genome shotgun sequence genome. Proteins encoded here:
- the LOC123185805 gene encoding SUMO-conjugating enzyme SCE1 isoform X2 gives rise to the protein MASGGIARGRLAEERKSWRKNHPHGFVAKPETLPDGSVNLMLWRCVIPGKPGTDWEGGYYPLTMQFDDNYPTTAPSCRFPAGFFHINVYDSGAVCLSILGGAWKPSITVKQVLVGIQELLDDPNPDSSAQHRCYELYKKNMPEYKNKVREQAKRYPSRM
- the LOC123185805 gene encoding SUMO-conjugating enzyme SCE1 isoform X1: MCAPAPRPSYLLSLPNFLCFFLRIYASGNGDTGASWLFQGFVAKPETLPDGSVNLMLWRCVIPGKPGTDWEGGYYPLTMQFDDNYPTTAPSCRFPAGFFHINVYDSGAVCLSILGGAWKPSITVKQVLVGIQELLDDPNPDSSAQHRCYELYKKNMPEYKNKVREQAKRYPSRM